One Vitis vinifera cultivar Pinot Noir 40024 chromosome 8, ASM3070453v1 genomic window carries:
- the LOC100243447 gene encoding F-box protein At3g58530 isoform X4, producing MEETEARAGGDLKWSRETIPKVLRIVGTRLPQRDLISLLLVSPWIHRTLVSCSSLWLVLDFRETNNAGNRLVAALSLDIEDKHLDLLKTKCLDSLQELESLNLNVCQKISDRGVETITSACPKLKVFSIYWNVRVTDIGMTHLVKNCKHIVDLNLSGCKNITDKSLQLIADNYPDLELLNLTRCIKLTDGGLQQILLKCSSLQSLNLYALSSFTDEAYKKISLLTDLRFLDLCGAQNLSDQGLCCIAKCKNLVSLNLTWCVRVTDVGVIAIAQGCTSLEFLSLFGIVGVTDKCLEALSRSCSNMITTLDVNGCIGIKGRSRDELLQYFPYLRCFKVHS from the exons ATGGAAGAAACCGAAGCAAGAGCTGGGGGGGACCTGAAATGGAGCAGAGAGACAATACCTAAGGTTTTGAGGATCGTGGGCACGAGACTTCCACAGAGAGACCTCATCTCTCTGTTATTGGTCAGCCCATGGATTCACAGAACTCTCGTCTCATGCTCTTCTCTCTGGCTG GTTCTTGATTTTCGGGAGACGAATAATGCCGGGAATCGACTTGTAGCTGCACTATCACTG GATATTGAAGACAAACATCTTGATCTTCTCAAAACCAAG TGCTTGGATTCACTTCAAGAACTAGAGTCTTTAAATCTGAATGTCTGCCAAAAGATCTCTGACAGAGGAGTTGAAACAATAACCAGTGCTTGTCCTAAATTGAAGGTCTTCTCTATCTATTGGAATGTGAG GGTAACTGATATAGGCATGACACATTTGGTGAAGAACTGCAAACATATAGTTGATTTGAACTTGAGTGGCTGTAAG AATATCACAGACAAAAGTTTGCAACTGATTGCTGACAATTATCCAGACTTGGAGTTGTTGAACTTGACTAG GTGCATCAAGCTAACAGATGGTGGCTTGCAACAGATATTGCTCAAATGCTCCTCTCTTCAGAGTCTGAATCTCTATGCCTTGTCAAG CTTTACAGATGAAGCTTACAAAAAGATATCACTTCTTACCGATCTTAGATTCTTAGATCTCTGTGGAGCCCAG AATCTATCTGATCAAGGACTTTGCTGTATAGCCAAATGCAAGAATCTGGTGTCTCTAAATTTGACATG GTGTGTACGTGTCACTGATGTGGGAGTCATAGCCATTGCTCAAGGTTGCACCTCTCTTGAATTTCTTAG CTTGTTCGGAATCGTTGGGGTGACTGACAAGTGCCTGGAAGCTCTCTCGAGATCTTGTTCAAACATGATTACGACCCTTGATGTAAATGGGTGTATTGGCATTAAG
- the LOC100255516 gene encoding protein WHAT'S THIS FACTOR 9, mitochondrial, which produces MNLRSAIHYGFSSIIPKFLHHHHLQCRGIVRVRLKWVKNRSLDHIIDTETDLKAVCLLKDAIKRSSSGFLASNSVANWQKLLGLTVPVLRFMRRYPTLFHEFPHPKYPSLPCFRLTDTALMLHSQEESIHQTHEADTVERLCKVLMMMKTSMVPLQSLSPLKWDLGLPDDYHRTLIPKYPDHFRVIKASNGVPCLRLGGWREEFAVSALQKSHERGELDGGEYREFKRGKSALAFPMSFPRGYGAQKKVKAWMEEFQKLPYISPYEDSRLIDPNSELMEKRVVGVLHEFLSLTIHKKTKRNYLRSLREELNLPHKFTRIFTRYPGIFYLSLKCKTTTVAIREGYRRGKLASPHPLARIREKYNYVMRTGVLYRGKGTNMMPQEDVLLDDGEDTTEQEESVEEEPDIDDECNKEDTSEEDLDSDED; this is translated from the coding sequence ATGAACCTGAGAAGCGCCATCCACTATGGTTTCTCCTCCATCATCCCAAAAttcctccaccaccaccacctccaatGTCGAGGCATCGTCAGGGTTCGTCTCAAATGGGTGAAGAACCGAAGCCTCGACCACATCATCGACACCGAGACCGACCTCAAAGCCGTATGCCTCCTCAAAGACGCCATCAAACGCTCCTCCAGCGGCTTCCTCGCCTCAAACTCCGTCGCCAACTGGCAGAAGCTTCTGGGTCTCACCGTCCCTGTTCTTCGCTTCATGCGCAGGTACCCGACTCTCTTTCACGAATTCCCTCACCCCAAATACCCTAGTCTTCCATGCTTTCGCCTCACTGACACTGCACTGATGCTTCACTCACAAGAAGAGAGCATACATCAGACCCACGAGGCTGACACCGTTGAGAGGCTTTGTAAGGTTCTTATGATGATGAAAACTAGTATGGTTCCCTTGCAATCGCTTTCCCCTTTGAAATGGGATCTGGGTTTGCCTGATGATTACCATAGAACCTTAATTCCCAAATACCCAGATCATTTCCGGGTAATTAAGGCCTCGAATGGGGTTCCCTGTCTGAGACTTGGTGGATGGCGTGAGGAATTTGCGGTTTCAGCTTTGCAGAAAAGCCATGAGAGAGGTGAATTGGATGGGGGTGAATATAGGGAGTTTAAGAGGGGAAAATCCGCGTTGGCATTCCCAATGAGTTTTCCGCGGGGTTATGGGGCACAGAAGAAGGTGAAGGCTTGGATGGAGGAGTTTCAGAAGTTGCCTTACATTTCACCATATGAGGATTCCAGGCTGATTGATCCAAACAGCGAACTAATGGAGAAAAGAGTTGTTGGGGTTTTGCATGAGTTTCTCAGCTTAACCATTCACAAGAAGACCAAGAGGAACTATTTGAGAAGCTTGAGAGAGGAGTTGAATCTTCCCCATAAGTTTACACGAATTTTTACGAGGTACCCTGGGATCTTTTATCTCTCCTTGAAGTGTAAAACAACAACAGTAGCGATTAGAGAAGGGTACAGGCGGGGTAAGTTAGCAAGCCCACATCCCCTTGCTCGCATTAGGGAAAAGTATAATTATGTGATGAGAACAGGTGTTCTTTATCGGGGCAAAGGAACCAATATGATGCCTCAGGAAGATGTTTTGCTTGATGATGGAGAGGATACAACAGAACAAGAAGAATCTGTTGAAGAAGAGCCTGACATTGATGATGAATGCAATAAGGAGGACACCTCAGAGGAGGACCTGGACTCCGATGAGGACTAA
- the LOC100243447 gene encoding F-box protein At3g58530 isoform X1, which yields MEETEARAGGDLKWSRETIPKVLRIVGTRLPQRDLISLLLVSPWIHRTLVSCSSLWLVLDFRETNNAGNRLVAALSLREHLMMGSSPFCCAGMFRYQHVKQINLEFAQDIEDKHLDLLKTKCLDSLQELESLNLNVCQKISDRGVETITSACPKLKVFSIYWNVRVTDIGMTHLVKNCKHIVDLNLSGCKNITDKSLQLIADNYPDLELLNLTRCIKLTDGGLQQILLKCSSLQSLNLYALSSFTDEAYKKISLLTDLRFLDLCGAQNLSDQGLCCIAKCKNLVSLNLTWCVRVTDVGVIAIAQGCTSLEFLSLFGIVGVTDKCLEALSRSCSNMITTLDVNGCIGIKGRSRDELLQYFPYLRCFKVHS from the exons ATGGAAGAAACCGAAGCAAGAGCTGGGGGGGACCTGAAATGGAGCAGAGAGACAATACCTAAGGTTTTGAGGATCGTGGGCACGAGACTTCCACAGAGAGACCTCATCTCTCTGTTATTGGTCAGCCCATGGATTCACAGAACTCTCGTCTCATGCTCTTCTCTCTGGCTG GTTCTTGATTTTCGGGAGACGAATAATGCCGGGAATCGACTTGTAGCTGCACTATCACTG AGGGAGCATCTAATGATGGGTTCCAGTCCCTTCTGTTGTGCTGGTATG TTTCGATATCAGCATGTTAAGCAGATAAATCTTGAATTTGCACAGGATATTGAAGACAAACATCTTGATCTTCTCAAAACCAAG TGCTTGGATTCACTTCAAGAACTAGAGTCTTTAAATCTGAATGTCTGCCAAAAGATCTCTGACAGAGGAGTTGAAACAATAACCAGTGCTTGTCCTAAATTGAAGGTCTTCTCTATCTATTGGAATGTGAG GGTAACTGATATAGGCATGACACATTTGGTGAAGAACTGCAAACATATAGTTGATTTGAACTTGAGTGGCTGTAAG AATATCACAGACAAAAGTTTGCAACTGATTGCTGACAATTATCCAGACTTGGAGTTGTTGAACTTGACTAG GTGCATCAAGCTAACAGATGGTGGCTTGCAACAGATATTGCTCAAATGCTCCTCTCTTCAGAGTCTGAATCTCTATGCCTTGTCAAG CTTTACAGATGAAGCTTACAAAAAGATATCACTTCTTACCGATCTTAGATTCTTAGATCTCTGTGGAGCCCAG AATCTATCTGATCAAGGACTTTGCTGTATAGCCAAATGCAAGAATCTGGTGTCTCTAAATTTGACATG GTGTGTACGTGTCACTGATGTGGGAGTCATAGCCATTGCTCAAGGTTGCACCTCTCTTGAATTTCTTAG CTTGTTCGGAATCGTTGGGGTGACTGACAAGTGCCTGGAAGCTCTCTCGAGATCTTGTTCAAACATGATTACGACCCTTGATGTAAATGGGTGTATTGGCATTAAG
- the LOC100243447 gene encoding F-box protein At3g58530 isoform X3 has product MEETEARAGGDLKWSRETIPKVLRIVGTRLPQRDLISLLLVSPWIHRTLVSCSSLWLVLDFRETNNAGNRLVAALSLREHLMMGSSPFCCAGMFRYQHVKQINLEFAQDIEDKHLDLLKTKCLDSLQELESLNLNVCQKISDRGVETITSACPKLKVFSIYWNVRVTDIGMTHLVKNCKHIVDLNLSGCKNITDKSLQLIADNYPDLELLNLTRCIKLTDGGLQQILLKCSSLQSLNLYALSSFTDEAYKKISLLTDLRFLDLCGAQNLSDQGLCCIAKCKNLVSLNLTWCVRVTDVGVIAIAQGCTSLEFLSLFGIVGVTDKCLEALSRSCSNMITTLDVNGCIGIKT; this is encoded by the exons ATGGAAGAAACCGAAGCAAGAGCTGGGGGGGACCTGAAATGGAGCAGAGAGACAATACCTAAGGTTTTGAGGATCGTGGGCACGAGACTTCCACAGAGAGACCTCATCTCTCTGTTATTGGTCAGCCCATGGATTCACAGAACTCTCGTCTCATGCTCTTCTCTCTGGCTG GTTCTTGATTTTCGGGAGACGAATAATGCCGGGAATCGACTTGTAGCTGCACTATCACTG AGGGAGCATCTAATGATGGGTTCCAGTCCCTTCTGTTGTGCTGGTATG TTTCGATATCAGCATGTTAAGCAGATAAATCTTGAATTTGCACAGGATATTGAAGACAAACATCTTGATCTTCTCAAAACCAAG TGCTTGGATTCACTTCAAGAACTAGAGTCTTTAAATCTGAATGTCTGCCAAAAGATCTCTGACAGAGGAGTTGAAACAATAACCAGTGCTTGTCCTAAATTGAAGGTCTTCTCTATCTATTGGAATGTGAG GGTAACTGATATAGGCATGACACATTTGGTGAAGAACTGCAAACATATAGTTGATTTGAACTTGAGTGGCTGTAAG AATATCACAGACAAAAGTTTGCAACTGATTGCTGACAATTATCCAGACTTGGAGTTGTTGAACTTGACTAG GTGCATCAAGCTAACAGATGGTGGCTTGCAACAGATATTGCTCAAATGCTCCTCTCTTCAGAGTCTGAATCTCTATGCCTTGTCAAG CTTTACAGATGAAGCTTACAAAAAGATATCACTTCTTACCGATCTTAGATTCTTAGATCTCTGTGGAGCCCAG AATCTATCTGATCAAGGACTTTGCTGTATAGCCAAATGCAAGAATCTGGTGTCTCTAAATTTGACATG GTGTGTACGTGTCACTGATGTGGGAGTCATAGCCATTGCTCAAGGTTGCACCTCTCTTGAATTTCTTAG CTTGTTCGGAATCGTTGGGGTGACTGACAAGTGCCTGGAAGCTCTCTCGAGATCTTGTTCAAACATGATTACGACCCTTGATGTAAATGGGTGTATTGGCATTAAG
- the LOC100260585 gene encoding uncharacterized protein LOC100260585, with product MSRCSETLAFTLFLSSLLFSLSAANDEVHKLLLDHGLPAGILPDAVSSFNISAGGDFSVELYGPCYIKFDYMVYYDRVISGNLKYGSITSLKGVQVQKFLLWLNVDEIRVDLPPSDYIYFHVGMINKKLDVKQFKKARSCRKPASFQEIWEVPASVNEIPMLLTE from the exons ATGTCTCGCTGTTCAGAAACCCTAGCATTCACCCTCTTCCTTTCatctcttcttttctctctttccgCCGCCAACGACGAAGTCCACAAGCTCCTGTTGGACCACGGCCTTCCGGCCGGAATCTTGCCGGACGCGGTAAGCTCATTCAATATATCCGCAGGCGGCGACTTCTCCGTCGAATTGTACGGGCCCTGCTACATCAAGTTTGACTACATGGTCTACTACGATCGCGTCATCTCTGGTAATCTCAAGTACGGCTCCATCACGAGTCTGAAGGGCGTTCAGGTGCAGAAGTTCTTGCTGTGGCTCAATGTTGATGAGATCAGGGTTGATTTGCCACCGTCGGATTATATCTACTTCCACGTGGGTATGATTAACAAGAAGCTCGACGTTAAGCAGTTCAAGAAGGCTAGATCTTGCAGGAAGCCGGCTTCGTTTCAAGAAATTTGGGAG GTTCCAGCTTCTGTGAATGAAATCCCAATGCTACTTACTGAGTAG
- the LOC100243447 gene encoding F-box protein At3g58530 isoform X2: MEETEARAGGDLKWSRETIPKVLRIVGTRLPQRDLISLLLVSPWIHRTLVSCSSLWLVLDFRETNNAGNRLVAALSLFRYQHVKQINLEFAQDIEDKHLDLLKTKCLDSLQELESLNLNVCQKISDRGVETITSACPKLKVFSIYWNVRVTDIGMTHLVKNCKHIVDLNLSGCKNITDKSLQLIADNYPDLELLNLTRCIKLTDGGLQQILLKCSSLQSLNLYALSSFTDEAYKKISLLTDLRFLDLCGAQNLSDQGLCCIAKCKNLVSLNLTWCVRVTDVGVIAIAQGCTSLEFLSLFGIVGVTDKCLEALSRSCSNMITTLDVNGCIGIKGRSRDELLQYFPYLRCFKVHS, translated from the exons ATGGAAGAAACCGAAGCAAGAGCTGGGGGGGACCTGAAATGGAGCAGAGAGACAATACCTAAGGTTTTGAGGATCGTGGGCACGAGACTTCCACAGAGAGACCTCATCTCTCTGTTATTGGTCAGCCCATGGATTCACAGAACTCTCGTCTCATGCTCTTCTCTCTGGCTG GTTCTTGATTTTCGGGAGACGAATAATGCCGGGAATCGACTTGTAGCTGCACTATCACTG TTTCGATATCAGCATGTTAAGCAGATAAATCTTGAATTTGCACAGGATATTGAAGACAAACATCTTGATCTTCTCAAAACCAAG TGCTTGGATTCACTTCAAGAACTAGAGTCTTTAAATCTGAATGTCTGCCAAAAGATCTCTGACAGAGGAGTTGAAACAATAACCAGTGCTTGTCCTAAATTGAAGGTCTTCTCTATCTATTGGAATGTGAG GGTAACTGATATAGGCATGACACATTTGGTGAAGAACTGCAAACATATAGTTGATTTGAACTTGAGTGGCTGTAAG AATATCACAGACAAAAGTTTGCAACTGATTGCTGACAATTATCCAGACTTGGAGTTGTTGAACTTGACTAG GTGCATCAAGCTAACAGATGGTGGCTTGCAACAGATATTGCTCAAATGCTCCTCTCTTCAGAGTCTGAATCTCTATGCCTTGTCAAG CTTTACAGATGAAGCTTACAAAAAGATATCACTTCTTACCGATCTTAGATTCTTAGATCTCTGTGGAGCCCAG AATCTATCTGATCAAGGACTTTGCTGTATAGCCAAATGCAAGAATCTGGTGTCTCTAAATTTGACATG GTGTGTACGTGTCACTGATGTGGGAGTCATAGCCATTGCTCAAGGTTGCACCTCTCTTGAATTTCTTAG CTTGTTCGGAATCGTTGGGGTGACTGACAAGTGCCTGGAAGCTCTCTCGAGATCTTGTTCAAACATGATTACGACCCTTGATGTAAATGGGTGTATTGGCATTAAG